The Micromonospora sp. NBC_00421 DNA window GAGCAGCCACCAGAGAGCGAGCCCCACGAAGAGCAGGCCGAAGACGAACGACACCAGGTCGGTGCGATGGACCTTCACCGGGTCACCTCCAGGTTGCCCGCGTTGACGTGGACGGTGAGCCGCAGCGTGCCGCCGCCGGGTCCGTCCGGGCCCAGGTCGGTGAGCTGCCGTGCCTGCCCCTCCAACCCGGAGGTACGTCGTCCGAAGACGGTGGCCTCCCCGGCCTTGACGTTGGTCACCGCGGTGACGTCCACGTTCGGCGGCACCACGATGGTGGCCTCGCCGAAGTTGACCACCACTGTGAGATCGGTGTCCTGCTTGTCGAAGTCCACCGCGCGCAGGTCCAGGGTCGCGTCGCCGAAACTGTTCTCGTAACGGTCGGCGAGCTCCCGATAGCTGGTCGGTGCCCAGGTGACCGCCCCGTCGACACCACGGACCCGGTCGTAGGACTCGGCCACGGCGGCCACCCCGAGGGCGGCGGCGGCGACCAGACCGAGGGCGATCAGCCAGCGGGCCCGGCCGAACCAGGTGCCCACCAGCAGGCCGAGCCCGATGGTGGCGAGCACCGCCGCGAAGTATCCGGCCGCGCCGATCGGGAAGACGTCCAGCAGATCCAGGATGGCTACCACGCCGACGACCATGAAGATCAGCGAGAAGGTCGCGGCACCCAGCGACGACCGCTCCTTCGGCTTCTTCGGCGGCTTGACGGGGGGCGTGGGCGGTGCCGGAGGCGGGGCTCCAACGGCGTACGGGCCGTGTGGCGCGAACGGCGGTCGGTAACCCGTACCGGGCGGTGGTGGGACGGCCACCGGTGCGGTGGTGGGCCCACCTGCCACCGGCGCGCGGGGCGGCCAGCTCGGGGCCTCCGCCCGGGTCGCGCTGATCTCCATCGGCCTGGCCGCTGGCCAGGCCGGCAGCGGGGCGGTCCGGGTCTGCGCGGGCCAGCCCGCCGGTTCCCCGGCCCGGGCCGGCGGCCACCCCGCCGGGTCACCGACCCGACCCGGCAGGAACGGTGGGGCCGGTGCGGCGGGTGCCGGCGGGGTGAACGGGGCGGGCGCCGGGTAGCCGACCGGGGGCACCGGTCCAGGCGGGGGGGCCGACCCGGGTGGAGGTCCACCCGGACCGGCGGCCGGCACACTGGAACGGCTCTCCCGGTTGAGCAGCAGTGCGCCGCCGATGAGGATGGCCGCGCCCAGCAGCACCGCCCGGAACGCGTCGGTGACGATGTACCCGAAGCTGACCGCGACCAGGATGGTCAGCACGATCACGGTGATCGGGGACATGCTCGACCGACCGCGCCCGAGCATCGACTCCAGCGGCGAGGCGCTGTCACCCTCCCCCGGGATGATCAGCCAGGCGGCCACGTACACCAGGACGCCGACCCCGCCGAAGAACCCGAGCACGGCGAGCAGTACCCGCCACAGCACCGGGTCGGTGTTGGTGGCCCGGCCGATCGCCGCGCAGACCCCGGCCAGGTAGCGGCCGTCGCGGGGCCGGACCAGGCCGTACCGTGAGGTGAAGCTGGCACCTCCGGACGGCGGGGGGTAGCCCCCGGGAGGTGGCGGCGCGTCGTCGCCCCCCGTGGGCGACGCGGGCGCCGTCGCGGTCGGCCCGGCGGCGGAACCGGGCGGCGGCGTACCATCCGGTGCCGCCACCGGGGGGTACGGCGGCGGGGCTGGGTCCTCGGTCATGTCCCGATCCTGCGGCGTCACCGGGCCGAGTCGCCTCCGGAACCGACCCTGACCCCACCCTGAGATCCCGGCGGGCGGATGTCGGGGGCGTCCCCGTGGTCGGCACCGCCACGGGCGTGTGACGATCGGAGCGGCACCGCACCGCCCGGTGTCCGTCCGACACCCACCGTGACCAGGGAGCCTCAAATCAGCGCCGTGACCCCGCCGCCGCGCCTCTACCGGGCGCCCGAGCACCGGCTGGCCGCCGGGGTGGCCGCCGGCATCGCCGACCACCTCGGCATCTCGGTGCTGCGGGTACGCGTCGCGTTCATGGTGCTGCTCGGCCTCAGCGGTCTCGGGCTGCTGCTGTACGCGGCGTTCTGGGCGGTGGTGCCGCTGCGCCCGGGTGACACCGCCACGCCGCCCCGGCGCGACCCCGGGCAGCTGCTGCCGTTCGTGGCGATCGGCCTCGGTGTGCTGCTGGTCCAGGTGCTGGTCTTCGACTCGGTCGGCGCGGCGGGCACCGCCGGCTGGCTGGTGGCGATCATCGCGGTCGGTGCCGGGGTGATCTGGCACCAGTCCGCGCCGGAGCGCCGCCGGCAGTGGAGCGGGTCGATGGCGGTGCCCTGGCTCGGCGCGGTGGTGGAGGAGAGCGACAGGCGGGCCTTCGTGCTCCGCTTCGCCG harbors:
- a CDS encoding PspC domain-containing protein, translating into MTEDPAPPPYPPVAAPDGTPPPGSAAGPTATAPASPTGGDDAPPPPGGYPPPSGGASFTSRYGLVRPRDGRYLAGVCAAIGRATNTDPVLWRVLLAVLGFFGGVGVLVYVAAWLIIPGEGDSASPLESMLGRGRSSMSPITVIVLTILVAVSFGYIVTDAFRAVLLGAAILIGGALLLNRESRSSVPAAGPGGPPPGSAPPPGPVPPVGYPAPAPFTPPAPAAPAPPFLPGRVGDPAGWPPARAGEPAGWPAQTRTAPLPAWPAARPMEISATRAEAPSWPPRAPVAGGPTTAPVAVPPPPGTGYRPPFAPHGPYAVGAPPPAPPTPPVKPPKKPKERSSLGAATFSLIFMVVGVVAILDLLDVFPIGAAGYFAAVLATIGLGLLVGTWFGRARWLIALGLVAAAALGVAAVAESYDRVRGVDGAVTWAPTSYRELADRYENSFGDATLDLRAVDFDKQDTDLTVVVNFGEATIVVPPNVDVTAVTNVKAGEATVFGRRTSGLEGQARQLTDLGPDGPGGGTLRLTVHVNAGNLEVTR